From Xiphophorus couchianus chromosome 4, X_couchianus-1.0, whole genome shotgun sequence, a single genomic window includes:
- the ddx28 gene encoding putative ATP-dependent RNA helicase DDX28, producing MQTLKVARVASGALKALGSGRLFRSELLTASLSHHFSATQAHFCQTEPNPEDTVIIRVPRYLLKRVENVKQARGKPKISTVKAGKLLIQSRNPSLNQSAGFTAGKFEQPVLCSKGWKHNKSFGDYFTINNIKEVAPFIAASQSGDTEQKSPTTFQNLHICKELVETLERVEITHPTIVQLQTIPKVMRGHNILCAAETGSGKTLSYLLPVVHRLQENTQDKTTDRIRAVVVVPSRELAEQVAAVSRTLCMPLGLRTSTVGGGRGVGHIKTVFKRDHPDILVATPGALVKGLRRNCLDLSELNFLVVDEADTMFDPSFSDLLSEILSHTNIASNPKETRGLGHKTQLLLIGATFPDGVGEVLSKVTDLGKIITIKSKMLHYLMPHVKQTFLKVKGADKVLELYQYLTKLQHEKGGGAALVFCNKSSTVNWLGYSLEEMKVQHARLQGEMPAVVRTGIFHSFQKGAVNVLICTDIASRGLDTSRVRLVVNYDFPESHTDYIHRAGRVGRAGGVEDGEVLSFVTHPWDVELVQNIETAARRKTSLPGMKSEIQEPKAKVENTEQMIHMLGDN from the coding sequence ATGCAGACTTTGAAGGTCGCCCGGGTTGCCTCAGGAGCATTAAAAGCCCTCGGATCAGGCAGGCTGTTCCGCTCTGAGCTACTCACGGCGTCTTTAAGCCATCATTTCTCAGCGACACAGGCTCATTTTTGTCAAACTGAGCCGAACCCAGAGGACACGGTGATCATCCGCGTCCCACGCTACTTGCTAAAGCGCGTGGAAAACGTGAAGCAAGCCCGAGGCAAACCCAAGATCAGCACCGTCAAAGCGGGCAAGTTGCTGATCCAGAGCAGGAACCCTTCTCTGAACCAGTCTGCCGGGTTCACCGCGGGGAAGTTCGAGCAGCCCGTCCTCTGCTCCAAGGGATGGAAACACAATAAGTCATTTGGTGACTACTTCACCATCAACAACATCAAAGAAGTGGCTCCTTTTATTGCAGCCAGCCAGAGTGGGGACACCGAGCAGAAATCACCCACAACCTTTCAGAATCTTCACATCTGCAAGGAGCTGGTTGAAACTTTGGAGAGAGTCGAGATCACGCACCCCACTATTGTCCAGCTTCAGACCATTCCAAAGGTCATGAGAGGTCACAACATCCTGTGTGCTGCAGAAACGGGCAGTGGGAAGACCCTGAGCTACCTGCTGCCTGTTGTTCACAGGCTGCAGGAAAACACGCAAGACAAAACGACGGACAGGATCCGAGCCGTGGTTGTGGTTCCGTCCAGGGAGCTGGCTGAGCAGGTGGCGGCTGTGTCCAGGACTCTGTGTATGCCGTTGGGTTTGCGTACTAGTACTGTGGGTGGAGGACGAGGTGTTGGTCACATCAAGACAGTCTTTAAAAGGGATCATCCAGATATCTTGGTGGCCACACCAGGTGCCCTGGTTAAAGGCCTGCGTAGAAACTGCTTGGATTTGAGCGAGCTGAACTTCTTGGTTGTGGACGAGGCCGACACCATGTTTGACCCCAGCTTCTCTGATTTACTTTCGGAAATTTTATCTCATACAAACATTGCGAGCAATCCCAAGGAGACACGAGGCCTGGGCCATAAAACCCAGCTGCTCCTGATCGGAGCGACCTTCCCAGATGGGGTCGGAGAAGTTCTCAGCAAGGTGACAGACCTGGGcaaaattattacaattaagAGCAAGATGCTGCACTATCTCATGCCCCACGTCAAGCAGACCTTCCTGAAGGTAAAGGGTGCCGACAAAGTCCTGGAGCTTTACCAATACCTGACTAAGCTCCAGCATGAAAAAGGAGGAGGTGCTGCTCTGGTGTTCTGCAACAAGTCCTCCACCGTTAACTGGCTGGGCTACTCACTGGAGGAGATGAAGGTCCAGCACGCTCGCCTACAGGGGGAAATGCCTGCTGTGGTGCGGACGGGAATCTTTCACTCCTTCCAGAAGGGCGCTGTGAATGTTCTAATATGCACGGACATAGCTTCACGTGGCCTGGACACTTCCAGGGTGCGCTTGGTTGTCAACTACGACTTCCCTGAGTCCCACACGGACTACATCCACCGAGCAGGGAGAGTGGGGAGAGCGGGAGGGGTGGAGGACGGGGAGGTGCTCAGCTTCGTCACGCACCCCTGGGACGTGGAGCTGGTGCAGAACATCGAGACGGCAGCTCGAAGAAAGACCAGTTTGCCGGGGATGAAATCTGAGATCCAGGAGCCGAAAGCTAAAGTGGAAAACACAGAGCAAATGATTCACATGTTGGGAGATAATTAA